A single region of the Fusobacterium varium genome encodes:
- a CDS encoding ABC transporter permease, which translates to MVEFFIAKKHIFERKRQSLISMLGIAIGIIVLVVSIGIANGLDKNMIDSILSMTSHVLVSNGENMSDYKELKSEIEKLNNVKGAVPSIETQGIFKYNGVYGGYIAGVRIEGFDLESARKAMDLDKKLYEGSINPNKINGLLIGKELAKNIGASIGDEVTIISSENREIKFKIDGIFQSGYYDYDINMIIMPLKAAQYMMYSGDTVNKIDVVLNDPYKAPEVANEIMTKLGAFSRTWGELNRNLLSALSLEKTVMIMVFSLIVIIAGFVVWVTLNMLVREKIKDIGIMRSMGFSRKSIMKIFLIQGMILGVAGIVIGTLIALGMLWYIKNYTLAFVTSIYYLTKIPVEISFKEILIIIGANLGIIFVSSVFPAYRAAKLETVEALRHE; encoded by the coding sequence ATGGTAGAATTTTTTATAGCAAAAAAACATATTTTTGAAAGAAAGAGACAAAGTTTAATTTCAATGTTAGGAATAGCAATAGGAATTATAGTTTTAGTTGTATCAATAGGTATAGCTAATGGACTTGATAAAAATATGATTGATAGTATTCTTTCAATGACTAGTCATGTGTTAGTTTCAAATGGAGAGAATATGTCAGATTACAAAGAGTTAAAAAGTGAGATAGAAAAGTTGAATAATGTTAAAGGAGCAGTACCAAGTATAGAGACACAGGGTATTTTTAAATATAATGGTGTCTATGGGGGATATATAGCTGGAGTTAGAATAGAGGGATTTGATCTGGAAAGTGCTAGAAAAGCTATGGATCTTGATAAAAAATTATATGAGGGAAGTATAAACCCTAATAAAATAAATGGTTTATTGATAGGAAAAGAGTTAGCTAAAAATATAGGAGCTAGTATAGGAGATGAAGTAACAATTATTTCATCTGAAAATAGAGAGATAAAATTTAAAATAGATGGAATATTTCAAAGTGGATATTATGACTATGACATTAATATGATTATAATGCCTTTAAAAGCAGCTCAATATATGATGTATAGTGGAGATACAGTTAATAAAATTGATGTAGTTTTAAATGATCCATATAAAGCACCAGAGGTAGCAAATGAGATAATGACTAAGTTAGGGGCTTTTTCAAGAACATGGGGAGAGCTAAATAGAAATCTTCTGTCAGCTCTTTCTCTTGAAAAAACAGTTATGATTATGGTTTTTTCTCTTATTGTTATTATAGCAGGGTTTGTTGTATGGGTAACTTTGAATATGTTAGTTAGAGAGAAGATAAAAGATATTGGTATAATGAGATCAATGGGATTTTCTAGAAAGAGTATCATGAAGATATTTTTGATACAGGGTATGATTTTAGGAGTAGCAGGAATAGTTATTGGAACTCTGATAGCATTAGGAATGTTATGGTATATAAAAAATTATACTCTTGCATTTGTAACATCAATCTATTATTTGACAAAGATACCAGTAGAAATTTCATTTAAAGAGATATTGATAATAATAGGAGCAAATCTTGGAATTATATTTGTATCAAGTGTATTCCCAGCATATAGAGCAGCAAAATTAGAGACAGTGGAGGCATTAAGACATGAGTAA
- the mltG gene encoding endolytic transglycosylase MltG has protein sequence MKKLIYLLIVVMIIIGGGVGYIYHEINKPEKYAKVIEIKSDVPLKKSLSVLPISKNIIFKGYLKYRNEGKGIKAGYYELKGNLNMKELIDVLEEGKDKVFRLTIPEGYSVAEIAELLEKMGKIDKDKFYKTFNEIEFPYPTPNGNFEGYLYPETYYIPENYDERLILRTLLREFLKKFPPENYPNKEEFYQKLIMASILEREAKLDEEKPLMASVFYNRMDKGMKLASDATVNFVYNYKKKRMYYKDLEIDSPYNTYKYKGLPPAPISNPSVVSVEAAYNPAKTDYLFFVAKGDGGHFFSKTYREHLEFQRKNKENK, from the coding sequence ATGAAAAAATTAATATATTTACTTATAGTAGTAATGATAATTATTGGTGGAGGAGTAGGGTATATTTATCATGAGATAAATAAGCCTGAAAAATATGCTAAAGTAATAGAGATAAAAAGTGATGTTCCTTTAAAAAAATCTTTATCAGTTTTACCAATTTCTAAAAATATAATATTTAAAGGGTATTTAAAATATAGAAATGAAGGCAAAGGAATAAAAGCTGGTTACTATGAGTTAAAAGGTAATTTAAATATGAAAGAGCTTATTGATGTTCTTGAAGAGGGAAAGGATAAGGTATTTAGATTGACAATACCTGAAGGATACAGTGTAGCTGAGATAGCTGAGCTTTTAGAGAAGATGGGTAAGATAGACAAGGATAAGTTTTATAAGACATTTAATGAGATAGAATTTCCATATCCTACACCTAATGGAAATTTTGAGGGGTATCTATACCCAGAAACTTATTATATTCCAGAAAATTATGATGAGAGATTAATTTTAAGAACTTTATTGAGAGAGTTTTTGAAAAAATTTCCACCTGAAAACTATCCAAATAAAGAGGAATTTTATCAAAAATTGATAATGGCATCAATATTAGAGAGAGAGGCAAAGTTAGATGAGGAAAAACCTTTAATGGCATCTGTTTTTTATAATAGAATGGATAAGGGAATGAAATTAGCCTCTGATGCAACAGTTAATTTTGTATATAATTATAAGAAGAAAAGAATGTATTATAAGGATTTAGAGATAGATTCTCCATATAATACATATAAATATAAGGGACTTCCACCAGCTCCAATATCAAATCCAAGTGTAGTATCTGTTGAAGCAGCTTATAACCCAGCAAAAACAGATTATCTATTCTTTGTAGCTAAGGGAGATGGGGGACACTTTTTCAGTAAAACATATAGAGAACATTTAGAATTTCAAAGAAAGAATAAGGAGAACAAATAG
- the raiA gene encoding ribosome-associated translation inhibitor RaiA, translating to MKMSIHGKQLVVTDAIRKYAESKLGRVEKYHDSIIELDVSLSAVKTKTGSNHTAEVLAYLSGSTLKATCSDVDLYAAIDQVSDIIEGQLKKHKEKRNANYGQATGVRKIKYNPETNTVEKEAAVNIVKVLLPAKPMDIEEAILQLEMLNRTFYPFTNCETGEMNIVYKRKDGDYGHIEPASK from the coding sequence ATGAAAATGTCTATCCATGGAAAACAATTAGTTGTAACTGATGCAATTAGAAAGTATGCAGAAAGCAAACTAGGGAGGGTTGAAAAGTATCACGACAGTATTATAGAATTAGATGTTAGCTTATCAGCAGTTAAAACAAAAACAGGAAGCAATCATACAGCTGAAGTATTAGCATATCTAAGTGGAAGTACACTAAAAGCAACTTGCTCAGATGTAGATTTATACGCAGCTATAGATCAAGTTTCTGATATTATAGAGGGACAATTAAAGAAACATAAAGAAAAAAGAAACGCAAACTATGGACAAGCAACTGGAGTTAGAAAAATAAAATATAATCCTGAAACTAACACAGTTGAAAAAGAAGCAGCAGTTAACATAGTTAAGGTTTTATTACCAGCAAAACCTATGGATATAGAAGAAGCTATTCTTCAACTTGAAATGTTAAATAGAACATTCTATCCATTTACTAACTGTGAAACTGGTGAAATGAATATAGTTTATAAGAGAAAAGATGGAGATTATGGTCATATAGAACCAGCATCAAAATAA
- the pbpC gene encoding penicillin-binding protein 1C, with translation MKKLYYIPLIFLIFILGVTLKIYLTFNIEKMEESFESRYSQMVLDEKDKILGVYLNKDEQWHLKSEEKIPEKLKEAVLNFEDRKFYSHNGVDFKAIIRAVKDNIFSRQRTGASTIDMQVVKILNPKKRSYFNKYIEIVQALKLDRNFDKDEILRIYLNNAPYGGNIVGYKTASLLYFQKEPNELTWGEAALLAVLPNSPGLIHVEKNRDRLIKKRNLLLKKLKDRKVISESQHTLSIKEPIPKQRYYFKSIAPHFTRRVINENSDKIIKTTIDRELQSKIEKVVKDYSEYLRSEGIPNIAVMVVNNRNYEVKAYIGSQEFFDEKSNGQVDGITALRSPGSVLKPFLFALAIDDGLVAPQSKVPDVPLYFSNFTPQNANKKYYGMIEIREALIKSLNIPFVNLLREYGEERFFYFLKQVLGFKDSDVSRYGLSLILGTKELKVEDIAKLYTGLANYGNFKDLKYIKTQALVEEEQLLSKGSAYLTLDTIKELQRPGLERMYIEKNPISWKTGTSYGRKDGWAAGVTPEWTVVVWTGDFTGKGNINLTGVKTSGKLLFNIFNILSCKEKEFTLPEDHMLKIKVDKETGYRLKYDIPFKEIYYPSDVKPLKTSPYYKKIFVTEDGKEVDSRDSEFVNSREEIVLNYPIEVINYLIKENRDISTLYSNRIKKKSVKFIYPVKNLKIILPKDFDGEKDIIIKIANLKKQNIYWYINGEYIGEGRESERKLNLKAGKYQVTIVSSDGEIEKVDFEIEKTR, from the coding sequence ATGAAAAAGCTTTATTATATACCACTAATATTTTTGATTTTTATATTAGGGGTAACACTAAAAATATATCTGACTTTTAATATAGAAAAGATGGAAGAGAGTTTTGAAAGTAGATATAGTCAAATGGTGCTTGACGAGAAAGATAAAATTTTAGGTGTATATCTAAATAAAGATGAACAATGGCATCTAAAAAGTGAAGAGAAGATTCCTGAAAAGCTGAAAGAGGCAGTTTTAAATTTTGAAGATAGAAAGTTTTACTCTCATAATGGAGTTGATTTTAAAGCTATAATAAGAGCTGTAAAAGATAATATTTTTAGTAGGCAGAGAACAGGGGCAAGTACCATAGATATGCAAGTAGTAAAGATATTGAATCCTAAAAAGAGAAGTTATTTTAATAAGTATATTGAGATAGTACAAGCTCTAAAATTAGATAGAAATTTTGATAAAGATGAGATATTGAGAATATATCTAAATAATGCTCCATATGGTGGAAATATTGTAGGATATAAGACAGCATCGCTTTTATATTTTCAAAAAGAGCCAAATGAGCTTACTTGGGGAGAGGCAGCACTTTTAGCAGTGTTGCCTAACTCTCCTGGGCTTATTCATGTAGAGAAAAACAGAGATAGATTAATAAAAAAAAGAAATTTACTTTTAAAAAAGTTAAAGGATAGAAAAGTTATAAGTGAGTCACAACACACTCTTTCTATAAAAGAGCCTATACCAAAGCAGAGATATTATTTTAAAAGTATAGCTCCACACTTTACAAGAAGAGTAATAAATGAAAATAGTGATAAGATAATAAAAACAACTATTGATAGAGAGTTACAAAGTAAGATAGAAAAAGTTGTAAAAGATTATAGTGAGTATTTGAGAAGTGAAGGGATTCCCAATATAGCTGTAATGGTAGTTAACAACAGAAACTATGAGGTAAAGGCCTATATAGGTTCACAGGAATTTTTTGATGAAAAGAGCAATGGACAAGTTGATGGGATAACAGCTTTAAGATCTCCAGGTTCGGTGTTAAAGCCTTTTCTTTTTGCTCTAGCCATAGATGATGGATTAGTTGCGCCACAATCAAAAGTCCCAGATGTACCTCTATATTTTTCAAACTTCACCCCTCAAAATGCTAATAAAAAATATTATGGAATGATAGAGATTAGAGAGGCACTGATAAAATCTTTAAATATCCCCTTTGTAAACTTGTTGAGAGAGTATGGAGAGGAGAGATTTTTCTATTTTTTAAAGCAGGTATTGGGATTTAAAGATAGTGATGTATCGAGATATGGGCTTTCTCTTATTTTAGGAACTAAGGAGTTAAAAGTTGAAGATATAGCTAAACTTTATACAGGTTTAGCAAACTATGGGAATTTTAAAGATCTTAAATATATTAAAACACAAGCTTTAGTAGAGGAAGAACAACTTCTGTCAAAAGGAAGTGCATATTTAACATTAGACACTATAAAAGAGCTACAACGTCCAGGATTAGAGAGAATGTATATAGAAAAAAATCCAATCTCTTGGAAAACAGGAACGAGCTATGGAAGAAAAGATGGTTGGGCAGCAGGAGTGACACCAGAGTGGACAGTGGTAGTATGGACGGGAGATTTTACAGGAAAGGGAAATATAAATTTAACTGGAGTTAAAACTTCTGGTAAGTTACTTTTTAATATATTTAATATTTTATCTTGTAAGGAGAAGGAGTTTACTCTTCCTGAAGATCATATGTTAAAAATAAAGGTGGACAAAGAAACTGGATATAGATTAAAATATGATATACCTTTTAAAGAGATTTATTATCCAAGTGATGTAAAGCCTCTGAAAACATCTCCATATTACAAAAAGATTTTTGTAACTGAGGATGGAAAAGAGGTAGACTCAAGGGATAGTGAATTTGTAAATAGTAGAGAGGAGATAGTTTTAAATTATCCAATAGAGGTTATTAATTATTTAATCAAAGAAAATAGAGATATTTCAACTTTATATAGCAACAGGATAAAGAAAAAAAGTGTAAAATTTATATATCCAGTAAAAAATCTAAAAATTATACTTCCTAAAGATTTTGATGGAGAAAAGGATATAATTATAAAGATAGCTAACTTGAAGAAACAAAATATTTATTGGTATATAAATGGAGAGTATATAGGAGAAGGAAGAGAAAGCGAGAGAAAACTGAATCTTAAAGCTGGAAAATATCAGGTAACTATAGTTTCTTCTGATGGAGAGATTGAAAAAGTTGACTTTGAAATAGAAAAAACACGATAG
- a CDS encoding ABC transporter ATP-binding protein, with protein sequence MSNEILRLENIEKYYSGSVDKLHIIRNLNLSVEEGEFISILGRSGSGKSTLLNVIGLLDKIDGGKIFIDGKEVDVLSDVEKDRLKNRMLGFVFQFHYLLPEFTALENVMLPALIDDFSNKSEIEKRAMELLKSVGLEERVHHKPSQLSGGEKQRVAIARALINSPKILLADEPTGNLDEETSETIFNILKEINKNRKQTIIVVTHSKDLAQISNKKLYLKKGVLETEE encoded by the coding sequence ATGAGTAATGAGATATTAAGATTGGAGAATATTGAAAAATATTATAGTGGAAGTGTAGACAAGCTACATATAATTAGAAATCTAAATCTATCAGTAGAAGAGGGAGAGTTTATCTCTATTTTAGGTAGATCAGGTTCTGGAAAATCTACTCTTTTAAATGTAATTGGTCTTTTAGATAAGATAGATGGTGGAAAAATATTTATAGATGGAAAGGAAGTAGATGTTCTTTCAGATGTAGAGAAAGATAGATTGAAAAATAGAATGTTAGGATTTGTATTTCAATTTCATTATCTTCTTCCAGAGTTTACAGCTTTAGAAAATGTTATGTTACCAGCTCTTATAGATGATTTTTCTAATAAATCAGAGATAGAAAAAAGAGCCATGGAACTTTTAAAATCTGTGGGACTAGAAGAAAGAGTACACCATAAACCATCACAATTATCAGGAGGAGAAAAACAAAGGGTAGCCATAGCTAGAGCTTTGATAAACTCACCTAAAATTTTATTAGCTGATGAACCTACTGGAAACTTAGATGAAGAAACAAGTGAAACAATCTTTAATATTTTAAAAGAAATAAATAAAAATAGAAAGCAAACAATAATTGTTGTAACTCACTCTAAAGATCTAGCTCAAATATCAAATAAAAAACTATATTTGAAAAAAGGTGTTCTAGAAACTGAAGAATAA